From the genome of Capsicum annuum cultivar UCD-10X-F1 chromosome 4, UCD10Xv1.1, whole genome shotgun sequence:
acctgaaaatgccccgttcgcgccgtttcacccgtttgtccacccaaatggccatgaaaaattaaacggaccacactgggatgaccctcaacctccctggcatgccccaatcaatttttggcccacagcacgcccggatcctGGGTCCatccgggcccaccccaaaaccatgggctatagcaccaATATTATAATACGACTAGTAGTTTTACAATAATTTGATTTTCAAGAGATCCATTAAgaatttgaaaatacaaaatataccTCATAAAAAGGTATAAGACATGAAGTTCTTCGTTAATGCAGAGAAACAAACCTGATTGTCCTTTCGAAACAACCAGGGACAAATTTTCGATGAGGTTTGGCTGCACTGAAGCTGTTCTATGTAACTGCATACTTCCACTCCTTTACACAAAGACAAATTCAGATTTACCCTTTGGAAAAGACAAATGAATTATAAAGTTACTTCAATAGGGTGAAGGACAGTTTTATGTATAATAATTGTACTAGATGATACATTGATGAGCTGAAGTCAGAAATTAAAAGATTCCATTGTTCTGCTATCCAAGTGGTTTATGTCTGAAATTGTTGGATCTGAAGGAGTATACTCCGAAAATGAAGATCAAACAGACAAATTTTATATTCTGATCAGTGACTGTctatatattattatagataaGTTGCATAAAATCCCACGAAAACCTTGTGTTATGTTTGATACCGCAAAGACAGTTCATAAAACACGAGTAAGTTGAAATGAGTCATCCGAGACTTAGAGAGACGCTAAGGCATTCATGGCAGCCTTTGCTTCAGCTTTCTGTTTCGCATATTAATCCTACGAAACAACTAATATTAACAAACactacttgattgtgatggtaaaCATCAGTACATTGAAGTACAGATAGCTCATCAAATTTGTACATTTGTTGTATTCTATGTAACAAATTTTTATATACAACCGCAATATTGTTACATTTTGTGTACTCTGTACGACAAAATCGTATACACAAGATTGAAACACCATATGCTTTTTCATAGCACAAGTTAATGGCTGAGAATGTTGAGAAGGGAAACGCGGTTTTTCAATAGAAGCCTAAAGATAACTCCTAATCCCTCCTCTAGTTCTTGAATGCTCGACTCAAATGCCTGCAGTTTTTTAAGTGCATTTAGCATCTGTGATTGATCTATCTTCTCATTCCTTAGAAGAAGTAACTCCATGTGTGTCTTTTCTTCTTCCGAGATATGCAGTCCTTCGCACGAGACTCTCTTAGGCTTCAACATCTTGGAGATCATAGAccaaccacttgcctttgatctcaTCTTTGGATGGGAAATGTAAGATAGAGTTGACTCCAATACTGTAATACTAACATCTTCAACTCCTTTTATTAGGCGAATCAATGATGCAAAGTCGGAATCTTCTATTAGTATTGTCTGATTACTTTCTTTCTGCTTCAAATCTCTGAAACACTTGCTAATCACCTTGTTCAATTTCTTGTTAGATGACACGTATGCATCAACTTGAGTGGATAAGTTTGATTCTCCATTTCTACCTCTTCGAAGACATGACTCGAGTAGTTGGACACTTTCTTTCATCTGTGACAAAGCATCTTTAATGATACTACAAGTCTCCAAAACATTAAGGGAG
Proteins encoded in this window:
- the LOC107868521 gene encoding uncharacterized protein LOC107868521 — encoded protein: MSNQMTTNHVRSTSVPAAIHPLTVCAEEQLQRLKSSAGTSTSSTSTICQRLDGLRKLYDCVDDVLKLPTGQEVISHENNVKLLEQVSDVSLNVLETCSIIKDALSQMKESVQLLESCLRRGRNGESNLSTQVDAYVSSNKKLNKVISKCFRDLKQKESNQTILIEDSDFASLIRLIKGVEDVSITVLESTLSYISHPKMRSKASGWSMISKMLKPKRVSCEGLHISEEEKTHMELLLLRNEKIDQSQMLNALKKLQAFESSIQELEEGLGVIFRLLLKNRVSLLNILSH